One window of the Longimicrobium sp. genome contains the following:
- the gmd gene encoding GDP-mannose 4,6-dehydratase encodes MKTALITGITGQDGSYLAELLLEKGYRVFGLARRSSTVTFERIQHIQDRIEMVSGDLGDQNSLLYALQECGPDEVYNLAAQSFVQTSWNQPTLTGDVTALGVTRMLEAIRVHNPRIRFYQASSSEMFGKVQAVPQREDTPFYPRSPYGVAKVYGHWITVNYRESYGMYAVSGILFNHESPRRGLEFVTRKVTDGAARIKLGLRDKLYLGNLDAQRDWGFAGDYVRAMWMMLQQDEPRDYVISTGETHSVRELVELAFGHVGLDWREHVVQDERFMRPAEVDLLVGDAAKAREELGWEPEVGFQELVRMMVDADLDRLRPPAARGAQAAG; translated from the coding sequence ATGAAGACCGCTCTCATCACGGGCATCACCGGCCAGGACGGCAGCTACCTGGCCGAGCTGCTGCTGGAGAAGGGATACCGCGTGTTCGGCCTGGCGCGCCGCAGCTCCACCGTGACCTTCGAGCGCATCCAGCACATCCAGGACCGCATCGAGATGGTGTCGGGCGACCTGGGCGATCAGAACTCGCTCCTCTACGCGCTGCAGGAGTGCGGCCCCGACGAGGTGTACAACCTGGCCGCGCAGAGCTTCGTGCAGACCAGCTGGAACCAGCCCACCCTCACCGGCGACGTGACCGCGCTCGGCGTCACGCGCATGCTCGAGGCGATCCGCGTGCACAACCCGCGCATCCGCTTCTACCAGGCGTCGAGCTCGGAGATGTTCGGGAAGGTGCAGGCCGTTCCCCAGCGCGAGGACACGCCCTTCTATCCCCGCTCTCCCTACGGCGTGGCCAAGGTGTACGGCCACTGGATCACCGTGAACTACCGCGAGAGCTACGGGATGTACGCGGTGAGCGGGATCCTGTTCAACCACGAGAGCCCCCGCCGCGGCCTGGAGTTCGTCACCCGCAAGGTCACCGACGGCGCCGCGCGCATCAAGCTGGGGCTGCGCGACAAGCTGTACCTGGGGAACCTGGACGCGCAGCGCGACTGGGGCTTCGCGGGCGACTACGTGCGCGCGATGTGGATGATGCTGCAGCAGGACGAGCCGCGCGACTACGTGATCAGCACCGGCGAGACGCACAGCGTGCGGGAACTGGTGGAGCTGGCCTTCGGGCACGTGGGGCTGGACTGGCGCGAGCACGTGGTGCAGGACGAGCGCTTCATGCGTCCCGCCGAGGTGGACCTGCTCGTGGGCGATGCGGCGAAGGCGCGCGAGGAGCTGGGGTGGGAGCCCGAGGTGGGCTTCCAGGAGCTGGTGCGGATGATGGTGGACGCGGACCTGGACCGGCTGCGTCCCCCGGCCGCACGCGGCGCGCAGGCGGCGGGCTGA
- a CDS encoding capsule assembly Wzi family protein, translated as MRRWSGGMMAIVAVCVSVRAAAQDTTAVSTDTIAVSVDTIAVSTDTIPYLTDTVVAVDSARVAIPAAPANPGDVECGGVPETRFHASPLLPEDHWAVRAAWRAEALGLTRFLPAQRAVPRAEVARALFEAQANAGTPALQDLAEGWMVRFVEEFPEYAGPGRTRGGVTLLGGEAAVGYDRWTGRITPAIGFLSIRQDPRPLPDVSDGRASLLGGVAIPNASASAEGAWRGGEAVLRQWDVAVGAGAFQLSVGRAPVGYGWGRTGGLVYADPDPLPRVELRTTRPFRLPGFLRHVGPVTLQTFAGPVNDDARHPTGPNLWGMRAAFQPHPRLTFGANRGAIFGGEDDPITVSNLAKMVLGVIRSRFENQVISVDARWRLPTDRVLPATAYIEWGADDAAGALDETPARVIGLFLPILPGAPQAALGVEYTYFKAACCGHGAWYVNSTFPGNWAVRDRPLGHPLGGEGAEYAAYAQADLLDARLRMEGRAWIADRSDHSLQSPRFGAGNLFTPQRTGRSTGGRLDTALRIFPRAELRAGWTLEDGDGWREQSLRATFAWLF; from the coding sequence ATGAGGCGGTGGAGCGGGGGGATGATGGCGATCGTCGCGGTGTGCGTCTCCGTGCGTGCCGCGGCGCAGGACACCACGGCCGTCTCCACGGACACGATCGCGGTCTCCGTAGATACCATCGCCGTCTCAACGGACACGATTCCCTACCTCACCGACACCGTCGTCGCGGTCGACTCCGCGCGGGTCGCGATCCCCGCGGCGCCGGCGAATCCCGGCGACGTGGAGTGCGGCGGGGTGCCGGAGACCCGCTTCCACGCCTCGCCGCTGCTGCCCGAGGACCACTGGGCGGTGCGCGCGGCGTGGCGGGCCGAGGCGCTGGGGCTCACCCGCTTCCTTCCCGCGCAGCGCGCCGTTCCCCGCGCCGAGGTGGCCCGCGCGCTGTTCGAGGCGCAGGCGAACGCCGGGACACCGGCGCTGCAGGACCTGGCCGAGGGGTGGATGGTGCGCTTCGTGGAGGAGTTCCCCGAGTACGCGGGCCCCGGCCGCACCCGCGGCGGCGTCACGCTCCTGGGCGGCGAGGCCGCAGTGGGATACGACCGCTGGACGGGACGGATCACGCCCGCCATCGGTTTCCTCTCCATCCGCCAGGACCCGCGGCCGCTCCCGGACGTCTCCGACGGGCGCGCGAGCCTCCTCGGCGGGGTGGCGATCCCCAACGCCAGCGCCAGTGCCGAGGGCGCGTGGCGCGGCGGCGAGGCGGTGCTGCGGCAGTGGGACGTGGCGGTGGGCGCCGGCGCCTTCCAGCTCTCCGTGGGCCGCGCGCCCGTCGGCTACGGCTGGGGGCGCACGGGGGGGCTCGTGTACGCCGACCCCGACCCGCTCCCGCGCGTGGAGCTGCGGACCACGCGGCCGTTCCGCCTCCCCGGCTTCCTGCGGCACGTGGGGCCGGTAACGCTGCAGACCTTCGCGGGGCCGGTGAACGACGACGCGCGGCATCCCACCGGGCCCAACCTGTGGGGGATGCGCGCCGCCTTCCAGCCGCACCCGCGGCTCACCTTCGGCGCCAACCGCGGCGCCATCTTCGGCGGCGAGGACGACCCCATCACCGTCTCGAATCTGGCGAAGATGGTGCTGGGGGTGATCCGCAGCCGCTTCGAGAACCAGGTGATCTCGGTGGACGCGCGCTGGCGCCTTCCCACCGACCGCGTCCTCCCCGCGACCGCGTACATCGAGTGGGGAGCGGACGACGCCGCGGGCGCGCTGGACGAGACGCCGGCGCGGGTGATCGGCCTCTTCCTCCCCATCCTCCCCGGCGCCCCGCAGGCCGCGCTGGGGGTGGAGTACACGTACTTCAAGGCCGCGTGCTGCGGGCACGGCGCCTGGTACGTCAACAGCACCTTCCCGGGGAACTGGGCGGTGCGTGATCGTCCACTGGGGCATCCCCTCGGCGGCGAGGGCGCCGAGTACGCGGCCTACGCCCAGGCCGACCTGCTCGACGCGCGGTTGCGGATGGAGGGGCGCGCGTGGATCGCCGACCGCAGCGACCACTCCCTGCAGTCCCCCCGCTTCGGCGCGGGGAACCTGTTCACCCCGCAGCGCACCGGGCGCAGCACCGGCGGCCGGCTCGACACGGCGCTGCGCATCTTCCCGCGCGCGGAGCTGCGCGCCGGGTGGACGCTGGAAGACGGCGACGGGTGGCGCGAGCAGTCGCTGCGCGCCACGTTCGCCTGGCTGTTCTGA
- a CDS encoding GDP-mannose 4,6-dehydratase, translating to MRVLVTGAAGFAGCHLARALLDDGCEVWGTLQAGHAPPPSLSAVRWLPMELTAADSIAAAMDEARPERVFHLAAQASVADSFADPLATWEVNATGTLRLLQALPEGARMLFISSAEVYGVVPEGEQPIPESRPLHPTNPYAASKAAAEMAVAEAARGRGVQAVITRSFSHTGPGQDHRFALSAFAHQLAMIHAGAAEPVLRVGNLQARRDYLDVRDVVRAYRLLIERGEPGRAYNVASGVARSMVELVQELVEISGTGARLEIDPARVRPVDVPLLCGSADALRALGWAPEIPLRRTLADLLAHEERALAAHAEAA from the coding sequence GTGCGCGTCCTGGTGACGGGGGCCGCGGGGTTCGCGGGGTGCCACCTGGCGCGCGCGCTCCTCGACGACGGCTGCGAGGTGTGGGGCACGCTGCAGGCCGGCCACGCGCCGCCGCCGTCGCTCTCCGCCGTGCGCTGGCTGCCGATGGAGCTCACCGCCGCCGACTCGATCGCGGCGGCGATGGACGAGGCGCGGCCGGAGCGCGTCTTCCACCTCGCGGCCCAGGCCTCCGTCGCCGACTCGTTCGCGGACCCGCTGGCCACGTGGGAGGTGAACGCGACCGGAACGCTGCGGCTCCTCCAGGCGCTCCCCGAGGGCGCGCGGATGCTCTTCATCAGCTCGGCCGAGGTCTACGGCGTCGTTCCCGAGGGCGAGCAGCCGATCCCGGAATCCCGTCCCCTCCATCCCACCAATCCCTACGCGGCGTCGAAGGCGGCGGCGGAGATGGCGGTGGCCGAGGCGGCGCGCGGACGCGGCGTTCAGGCCGTCATCACCCGCTCCTTCAGCCACACCGGCCCGGGACAGGACCACCGCTTCGCCCTCTCCGCATTCGCGCACCAGCTGGCGATGATCCACGCGGGGGCGGCCGAGCCGGTGCTGCGCGTGGGCAACCTGCAGGCGCGCCGCGACTACCTGGACGTGCGCGACGTGGTCCGCGCCTACCGCCTGCTGATCGAGCGCGGCGAGCCGGGGCGGGCGTACAACGTGGCGTCCGGCGTGGCCCGGTCGATGGTGGAGCTGGTGCAGGAGCTGGTGGAGATCAGCGGCACCGGCGCGCGGTTGGAGATCGATCCCGCCCGCGTGCGCCCCGTCGACGTCCCCCTCCTCTGCGGGAGCGCGGACGCGCTGCGGGCGCTGGGGTGGGCGCCGGAGATCCCCCTGCGGCGCACGCTGGCGGACCTGCTGGCGCACGAGGAGCGCGCCCTGGCCGCGCACGCGGAGGCGGCGTGA
- the wecB gene encoding UDP-N-acetylglucosamine 2-epimerase (non-hydrolyzing), translated as MDASSRVAMRVMVVAGARPNFMKVAPVVEALRRAGHAVVLVHTGQHYDARMSDAFFADLGLSEPDHHLGAGSGSHAQQTARVMEAFEPVLLEERPDWLVVVGDVNSTLACALVASKLRHELGCRIAHVEAGLRSGDWRMPEEVNRVLTDRLSDLLLTPSRDAHPNLQAEGIDPARVAFVGNVMIDALFAQLPAARELDVAARMGLERGRYAVATLHRPSNVDEPAALGAVLRALRRVAAEMPVVFPVHPRTRARAEEFGLGDLLEALRVEEPLSYREMVSLVDGAAVVLTDSGGVQEETTALGVPCVTLREQTERPITVTEGTNRLAPWPLTPAGVYRAFADALARGRSPRVPRPDGWDGKAAERIVAELERRGASPTGRSTSTEVLTAGVAR; from the coding sequence ATGGACGCAAGCAGCAGGGTGGCCATGCGGGTGATGGTGGTGGCGGGCGCGCGCCCCAACTTCATGAAGGTGGCGCCCGTGGTCGAGGCGCTGCGCCGCGCGGGGCACGCCGTGGTTCTGGTGCACACCGGCCAGCACTACGACGCGCGCATGTCCGACGCCTTCTTCGCCGACCTGGGGCTCTCCGAGCCCGACCACCACCTGGGCGCGGGGTCGGGAAGCCACGCGCAGCAGACCGCGCGGGTGATGGAGGCGTTCGAGCCGGTGCTGCTGGAGGAGCGCCCCGACTGGCTGGTGGTGGTCGGCGACGTGAACTCCACCCTCGCCTGCGCGCTCGTCGCCTCCAAGCTCCGCCACGAGCTGGGGTGCCGCATCGCCCACGTCGAGGCGGGGCTGCGCAGCGGCGACTGGCGGATGCCCGAGGAGGTCAACCGGGTGCTCACCGACCGCCTCTCCGACCTCCTGCTCACCCCCAGCCGCGACGCGCACCCCAACCTGCAGGCCGAGGGGATCGACCCCGCGCGCGTGGCGTTCGTGGGCAACGTGATGATCGACGCCCTCTTCGCCCAGCTTCCCGCCGCCCGCGAGCTCGACGTGGCCGCGCGGATGGGGCTCGAGCGCGGGCGCTACGCCGTGGCCACCCTCCATCGCCCATCGAACGTGGACGAGCCCGCGGCGCTCGGCGCGGTGCTGCGGGCGCTGCGCCGCGTGGCCGCGGAGATGCCGGTGGTCTTCCCCGTGCACCCGCGCACGCGCGCGCGGGCGGAGGAGTTCGGGCTGGGCGACCTGCTGGAGGCGCTGCGCGTGGAGGAGCCGCTCTCGTACCGGGAGATGGTGTCGCTGGTCGACGGCGCCGCCGTGGTGCTCACGGATTCCGGCGGGGTGCAGGAGGAGACCACCGCGCTGGGCGTCCCCTGCGTCACGCTGCGCGAGCAGACGGAGCGGCCGATCACGGTGACCGAGGGAACGAACCGCCTGGCGCCCTGGCCGCTGACCCCGGCCGGCGTCTACCGCGCGTTCGCGGACGCGCTGGCCCGCGGCCGCTCGCCCCGCGTGCCGCGTCCGGACGGGTGGGACGGGAAGGCGGCCGAGCGCATCGTCGCCGAGCTGGAGCGGCGGGGCGCGTCCCCGACCGGGCGATCGACGTCCACCGAGGTGTTGACGGCGGGGGTGGCGCGATGA
- the cobA gene encoding uroporphyrinogen-III C-methyltransferase: MTGTVYLVGAGPGDPGLLTVRAAELLERADVLVYDALASSEIVDRAVKAERIFAGKRGGKKNILSQEEISALLVDLARKHETVVRLKGGDPFVFGRGGEEALELARAGIPFEVVPGVTAGVAGPAYAGIPVTHRGLSTSVTLITGHEDPTKAETEVDWEFLAKGTGTLVFYMSVGRMEENFAHLVAAGRSADTPAAAVEWGTYPRQRTVTGTLATLPEIVRAANLGAPSVVIVGDVVSLREDLAWFDRRPLSGRRIVVTRARAQASTFATALEELGAEVVQLPVIRITPPDDPAPLREAAEGVATFDWLVFTSVNGVERFFAVLEETGRDARALAGVRVCAIGPATAEEVARHGVRADLVPDEFVAEAAVEALAAEGVEGKRILLPRAEIARSVLPDGLRARGAEVVEVTAYRTVQDGAGADEVRRRLEAGEIDLVTFTASSTVRNFADLVGAEVGAARVASIGPVTSKTVRELGMRVDVEARDYTIPGLVEAIRGFYAESAG, translated from the coding sequence GTGACGGGCACCGTCTACCTCGTGGGCGCCGGCCCCGGCGACCCCGGCCTCCTCACCGTCCGCGCCGCCGAGCTGCTGGAGCGCGCCGACGTCCTGGTCTACGACGCGCTCGCTTCTTCCGAGATCGTGGACCGCGCGGTGAAGGCGGAGCGGATCTTCGCCGGTAAGCGCGGGGGGAAGAAGAACATTCTCTCCCAGGAGGAGATCAGCGCGCTCCTGGTCGATCTCGCGCGGAAGCACGAGACGGTGGTGCGGCTGAAGGGCGGCGACCCGTTCGTCTTCGGGCGCGGCGGCGAGGAGGCGCTGGAGCTGGCGCGCGCGGGGATTCCGTTCGAGGTCGTCCCCGGCGTCACCGCGGGCGTGGCCGGGCCGGCGTACGCGGGGATTCCCGTCACCCACCGCGGGCTGTCGACGAGCGTCACCCTCATCACCGGTCACGAGGATCCCACGAAGGCGGAGACGGAGGTCGACTGGGAGTTCCTGGCGAAGGGGACGGGAACGCTCGTGTTCTACATGAGCGTCGGACGGATGGAGGAGAACTTCGCCCACCTCGTCGCCGCCGGCCGCTCCGCCGACACCCCCGCGGCCGCGGTGGAGTGGGGAACGTATCCGCGGCAGCGCACGGTAACGGGTACGCTGGCCACGCTGCCGGAGATCGTCCGCGCGGCCAACCTCGGCGCGCCGTCGGTCGTGATCGTGGGCGACGTGGTCTCCCTGCGTGAAGATCTCGCGTGGTTCGACCGGCGGCCGCTCTCGGGGCGCCGCATCGTGGTCACACGCGCGCGCGCGCAGGCCAGCACCTTCGCTACCGCGCTGGAGGAGCTGGGCGCGGAGGTAGTGCAGCTGCCGGTGATCCGCATCACCCCGCCCGACGATCCCGCGCCGCTGCGCGAGGCGGCGGAAGGCGTCGCGACCTTCGACTGGCTCGTCTTCACCTCCGTCAACGGCGTGGAGCGCTTCTTCGCCGTGCTGGAGGAGACGGGGCGCGACGCGCGCGCGCTGGCCGGCGTCCGCGTCTGCGCCATCGGCCCGGCCACGGCCGAGGAGGTGGCACGCCACGGCGTCCGCGCGGACCTGGTCCCCGACGAGTTCGTCGCCGAGGCGGCCGTCGAGGCGCTCGCGGCGGAAGGCGTCGAGGGGAAGCGCATCCTCCTCCCGCGCGCGGAGATCGCGCGCTCCGTCCTTCCCGACGGGCTGCGCGCGCGCGGCGCCGAGGTCGTCGAGGTGACGGCGTACCGCACGGTGCAGGACGGCGCCGGCGCGGACGAGGTGCGGCGGCGGCTGGAGGCGGGGGAGATCGACCTGGTGACCTTCACCGCCAGCTCCACCGTGCGCAACTTCGCCGATCTCGTGGGCGCGGAGGTCGGCGCGGCGCGGGTGGCGTCCATCGGCCCGGTGACCTCGAAGACCGTGCGCGAGCTGGGGATGCGCGTGGACGTGGAGGCACGGGACTACACCATCCCGGGGCTGGTGGAGGCCATCCGGGGCTTCTACGCGGAGAGCGCCGGATGA
- the rpmB gene encoding 50S ribosomal protein L28 yields the protein MAFCEVCGKGPRSGNNVSHANNKTKRVWRPNLQPARIVTDNGTHKRVRVCTSCLSAGKVRKAG from the coding sequence ATGGCTTTCTGCGAGGTCTGCGGAAAGGGGCCGCGCAGCGGGAACAACGTCAGCCACGCGAACAACAAGACCAAGCGTGTGTGGCGTCCGAACCTGCAGCCCGCGCGGATCGTGACCGACAACGGCACGCACAAGCGTGTGCGCGTGTGCACGAGCTGCCTGTCGGCCGGCAAGGTCCGCAAGGCGGGCTGA
- a CDS encoding nucleoside-diphosphate sugar epimerase/dehydratase gives MLPPTLLVRFRRPVIVALHLALVPLGYYAAFALRFDLVPPAEQTQYFWQTVWIVAGLRVACLAVFGLYHGFWRHVGMRDLLALIKAVTLSSGLFLLLLFLTQRAEGLPRAVLALDWIMAVLLLGGVRFAARGVREWRWRPPPGKRALIVGAGAAAERLIRECQRSDAADLYPVALVDDDPAKQGMRIHGVAVQGTTAELGRLADKEQVELLVIAIPSASGQEIRRIVDDCLETGIEFKIVPSMRELLDGRARMGQLRAVEIEDLLGRDEVDLGLEGPRRDIEDRVVLVTGGAGSIGSELARQVAGLNPRRLVLLDQAESALYFIHLELLRNHPGLEVTAVVGDVTDAARVEQVMREHRPHCVFHAAAYKHVPLMEAHPVEAARNNVLGTLLVAQASARAGARKFVLISTDKAVYPSSVMGATKRVAELIVLGWPELRQSSTDFRAVRFGNVLGSDGSVVPLFRRQLAAGGPLTVTHPDVTRYFMTIPEAVQLVLQAGALPEARGRICLLDMGEPVKIVDLAENLIRLSGLEPHRDVQIQFTGLRPGEKLHEELVGGREETTATDIAKVRIVRTDDPAPEVLTQGLDRLAAAVQIGSPDDVVGAVCELVPECVAPLRERGARAARVR, from the coding sequence ATGCTCCCCCCGACGCTGCTGGTCCGGTTCCGCCGTCCCGTGATCGTCGCGCTGCACCTGGCGCTGGTGCCCCTGGGCTACTACGCGGCGTTCGCGCTGCGCTTCGACCTGGTGCCGCCCGCCGAGCAGACGCAGTACTTCTGGCAGACGGTGTGGATCGTGGCGGGGCTGCGCGTGGCCTGCCTGGCCGTGTTCGGGCTGTACCACGGCTTCTGGCGGCACGTGGGGATGCGCGACCTGCTGGCGCTGATCAAGGCGGTCACGCTCAGCTCGGGGCTCTTCCTTCTCCTCCTCTTCCTCACCCAGCGCGCCGAGGGGCTCCCCCGCGCGGTGCTGGCGCTGGACTGGATCATGGCCGTGCTGCTGCTGGGCGGCGTGCGCTTCGCCGCGCGCGGGGTGCGCGAGTGGCGCTGGCGCCCGCCGCCGGGGAAGCGCGCGCTGATCGTGGGCGCCGGCGCCGCCGCCGAGCGGCTGATCCGCGAGTGCCAGCGCAGCGACGCCGCCGACCTCTACCCCGTGGCGCTGGTGGACGACGACCCCGCCAAGCAGGGGATGCGCATCCACGGCGTCGCGGTGCAGGGGACCACGGCGGAGCTGGGGCGGCTGGCCGACAAGGAGCAGGTGGAGCTGCTGGTGATCGCCATCCCCTCGGCCAGCGGGCAGGAGATCCGCCGCATCGTGGACGACTGCCTGGAGACGGGGATCGAGTTCAAGATCGTTCCCTCCATGCGCGAGTTGCTGGACGGCCGCGCGCGCATGGGCCAGTTGCGCGCGGTGGAGATCGAGGACCTGCTGGGGCGCGACGAGGTGGATCTGGGGCTGGAGGGCCCGCGCCGCGACATCGAGGACCGCGTGGTGCTGGTCACCGGCGGCGCCGGGTCGATCGGCTCGGAGCTGGCGCGCCAGGTGGCGGGGCTGAACCCGCGCCGGCTGGTGCTGCTGGACCAGGCCGAGAGCGCGCTGTACTTCATCCACCTGGAGCTGCTGCGCAACCACCCGGGGCTCGAGGTCACCGCCGTGGTGGGCGACGTGACCGACGCCGCGCGGGTCGAGCAGGTGATGCGCGAGCACCGGCCCCACTGCGTGTTCCACGCGGCCGCGTACAAGCACGTGCCGCTGATGGAGGCGCACCCGGTGGAGGCCGCGCGCAACAACGTCCTGGGCACCCTCCTGGTGGCCCAGGCGTCGGCGCGCGCCGGGGCCAGGAAGTTCGTGCTGATCTCCACCGACAAGGCGGTGTATCCCTCGAGCGTGATGGGCGCCACCAAGCGCGTGGCCGAGCTGATCGTGCTGGGGTGGCCAGAGCTGCGGCAGTCGTCCACCGACTTCCGCGCGGTGCGCTTCGGCAACGTGCTGGGCTCCGACGGCAGCGTGGTCCCCCTCTTCCGCCGGCAGCTGGCCGCGGGCGGGCCGCTGACCGTGACGCACCCCGACGTCACCCGCTACTTCATGACCATCCCCGAGGCCGTGCAGCTGGTGCTGCAGGCCGGGGCGCTTCCCGAGGCGCGCGGGCGCATCTGCCTGCTGGACATGGGCGAGCCGGTGAAGATCGTGGACCTGGCCGAGAACCTGATCCGCCTCTCGGGGCTCGAGCCGCACCGCGACGTGCAGATCCAGTTCACCGGGCTGCGGCCGGGCGAGAAGCTGCACGAGGAGCTGGTGGGCGGGCGCGAGGAGACCACGGCCACGGACATCGCCAAGGTGCGCATCGTGCGCACCGACGACCCCGCGCCCGAGGTGCTGACCCAAGGGCTCGACCGCCTGGCCGCCGCGGTGCAGATCGGCAGCCCCGACGACGTGGTGGGCGCCGTCTGCGAGCTGGTGCCCGAGTGCGTGGCGCCGCTGCGCGAGCGCGGCGCGCGGGCCGCCCGGGTGCGCTGA
- a CDS encoding nucleotide sugar dehydrogenase: MSNSVAAGEQLRARLEDRSAVVGVVGLGYVGLPLAVEMAKSGYRTLGFDVSERVVEGVNRGESHVQDVPGELVSAFVGEGLLSASADLSRLAECDAVCICVPTPLNKVKDPDLSAVVSAAHAVMHALRPGQLVVLESTTYPGTTREVVLPILAESGLAVGEDFFLCFSPERVDPGNPVWHTRNTPKVIGGVTPGCLEAGTAVYGRVFDTLVPVESAEAAELVKVYENTFRMINIALANELAQVCEKLGVDVWGVIEAADTKPFGFMKFTPGPGLGGHCIPLDPHYLSWKMRTLAFKTRMIELASEINAGMPAFVVEKVADALNLECKAVKGSRVLMLGVAYKRDIDDLRESPALEIIRLLQEKGASVSYHDPFCPEIRDDGHTAIAGLPLRSVELTDAALRTADVVVVVTDHSTTDWERVAELATLVVDTRGAMRATGGRARVIGISGTVRRADAPDLVAAAR; encoded by the coding sequence ATGAGCAATTCCGTCGCGGCCGGTGAGCAACTGCGCGCCCGCCTCGAGGACCGTTCGGCGGTGGTGGGGGTGGTGGGGCTCGGGTACGTGGGCCTTCCGCTGGCCGTGGAGATGGCCAAGAGCGGATATCGCACGCTGGGCTTCGACGTCAGCGAGCGGGTGGTGGAGGGGGTGAACCGCGGCGAAAGCCACGTGCAGGACGTCCCCGGCGAGCTGGTCAGCGCCTTCGTGGGCGAGGGGCTCCTGTCCGCCAGCGCCGACCTGTCGCGGCTGGCCGAGTGCGACGCGGTGTGCATCTGCGTGCCCACCCCGCTCAACAAGGTCAAGGACCCCGACCTTTCCGCCGTGGTCTCGGCCGCGCACGCGGTGATGCACGCGCTGCGGCCGGGGCAGCTGGTGGTGCTCGAGAGCACCACCTATCCCGGCACCACCCGCGAGGTCGTGCTTCCCATCCTGGCCGAGTCGGGGCTCGCGGTGGGCGAGGACTTCTTCCTCTGCTTCAGCCCCGAGCGGGTGGACCCCGGCAACCCCGTCTGGCACACGCGCAACACCCCCAAGGTCATCGGCGGCGTCACCCCGGGGTGCCTGGAGGCGGGGACGGCGGTGTACGGGCGCGTGTTCGACACGCTGGTGCCGGTGGAGAGCGCCGAGGCGGCCGAGCTGGTGAAGGTGTACGAGAACACCTTCCGCATGATCAACATCGCCCTGGCCAACGAGCTGGCGCAGGTGTGCGAGAAGCTGGGCGTGGACGTGTGGGGGGTGATCGAGGCCGCCGACACCAAGCCCTTCGGCTTCATGAAGTTCACCCCCGGCCCCGGGCTGGGCGGCCACTGCATCCCGCTGGACCCGCACTACCTGTCGTGGAAGATGCGCACGCTGGCCTTCAAGACGCGGATGATCGAGCTGGCCAGCGAGATCAACGCGGGGATGCCGGCGTTCGTGGTGGAGAAGGTGGCCGACGCGCTGAACCTGGAGTGCAAGGCGGTGAAGGGAAGCCGCGTGCTGATGCTGGGCGTGGCCTACAAGCGCGACATCGACGACCTGCGCGAGAGCCCGGCTCTGGAGATCATCCGGCTGCTGCAGGAGAAGGGCGCCAGCGTGTCGTACCACGACCCGTTCTGCCCCGAGATCCGCGACGACGGCCACACCGCCATCGCCGGGCTGCCGCTGCGCAGCGTGGAGCTAACCGACGCGGCGCTGCGCACCGCCGACGTGGTCGTCGTGGTGACCGACCACAGCACCACCGACTGGGAGCGCGTGGCCGAGCTGGCCACCCTGGTGGTCGACACCCGCGGCGCCATGCGCGCCACGGGCGGCCGCGCGCGGGTGATCGGCATCTCCGGCACCGTGCGCCGGGCCGACGCGCCCGACCTGGTGGCGGCCGCCCGTTGA
- the hemB gene encoding porphobilinogen synthase, with the protein MSDLPKYPAYRPRRLRRSEPLRALVRETTVSPSDLILPLFAVPGSGVRKPIGSMPGVEQTSVDELLKDAEEALSLGIGGVILFGIPAQKDERGSGAYEDDGIVQSAVRAVKREMPGLVVMTDVCLCEYTSHGHCGVIVDGDVDNDATVPLLARTAVTHAAAGADVVAPSDMMDGRVGAIRAALDEAGLGRTAILSYAAKYASAFYGPFREAAESAPEFGDRRTAQMDPANADEALREVRLDIAEGADMVMVKPALAYLDIIRRVKDETGWPVCAYHVSGEYAMIEAAARLGWIDGPRAHEEALTSIRRAGADLVISYWARQLARARRAR; encoded by the coding sequence GTGAGCGATCTGCCGAAGTATCCCGCCTACCGTCCCCGCCGCCTGCGCCGCAGCGAGCCGCTGCGCGCGCTGGTGCGCGAGACCACCGTGTCTCCGTCGGACCTGATCCTCCCCCTCTTCGCCGTCCCGGGGAGCGGGGTGCGCAAGCCCATCGGCTCGATGCCGGGGGTGGAGCAGACCTCGGTGGACGAGCTGCTGAAGGACGCGGAGGAGGCGCTGTCGCTGGGCATCGGCGGGGTGATCCTGTTCGGCATCCCCGCGCAGAAGGACGAGCGCGGGAGCGGCGCGTACGAGGACGACGGGATCGTGCAGTCCGCCGTACGCGCGGTGAAACGCGAGATGCCCGGGCTGGTGGTGATGACCGACGTCTGCCTCTGCGAGTATACCAGCCACGGCCACTGCGGGGTGATCGTGGACGGCGACGTGGACAACGACGCCACCGTTCCCCTCCTCGCGCGGACGGCGGTGACGCACGCCGCCGCGGGCGCGGACGTGGTGGCCCCCAGCGACATGATGGACGGGCGGGTGGGCGCGATCCGTGCCGCGCTCGACGAGGCGGGGCTGGGGCGGACGGCGATCCTCTCCTACGCCGCCAAGTACGCCAGCGCCTTCTACGGCCCCTTCCGCGAGGCGGCGGAGAGCGCCCCCGAGTTCGGCGACCGGCGCACCGCGCAGATGGACCCGGCGAACGCGGACGAGGCGCTGCGCGAGGTGCGGCTGGACATCGCCGAGGGCGCCGACATGGTGATGGTGAAGCCCGCGCTGGCCTACCTCGACATCATCCGCCGGGTGAAGGACGAGACGGGATGGCCCGTGTGCGCCTACCACGTCTCGGGCGAGTACGCGATGATCGAGGCCGCCGCCCGGCTGGGGTGGATCGACGGCCCGCGCGCGCACGAGGAGGCGCTGACGTCGATCCGCCGCGCCGGCGCCGACCTGGTGATCTCGTACTGGGCACGGCAGCTGGCGCGCGCCCGGAGGGCCCGGTGA